The Saccharothrix variisporea genome has a segment encoding these proteins:
- a CDS encoding DUF3145 domain-containing protein encodes MSTRGSTSGVVYVHSSPSAVCPHVEWAISGTLGERADLKWAAQPAAPGQLRAEAAWTGEAGTGARLVAALRAWPMLRFEVTEDPSPGVDGVRYCFAPVLGLWHARTSANGDIVVSEDQLRTLAARSRGGESFAHGVDEILGAAWDDALEPFRRAGDGAPVTWLHRVG; translated from the coding sequence GTGAGCACCCGTGGCAGCACCAGTGGCGTGGTCTACGTCCACTCGTCGCCGTCTGCGGTCTGTCCGCACGTCGAGTGGGCGATCTCGGGCACCCTCGGCGAGCGGGCAGACCTCAAGTGGGCGGCCCAACCGGCGGCGCCCGGGCAGTTGCGCGCCGAGGCGGCCTGGACCGGCGAGGCCGGCACAGGCGCCCGACTCGTGGCCGCCCTCAGGGCGTGGCCGATGCTGAGGTTCGAGGTCACGGAGGACCCGAGCCCCGGCGTCGACGGCGTCCGCTACTGCTTCGCGCCCGTCCTGGGCCTGTGGCACGCGCGGACGAGCGCGAACGGCGACATCGTGGTCTCCGAGGACCAGCTGCGCACCCTGGCGGCCAGAAGCCGGGGCGGCGAGTCCTTCGCACACGGCGTCGACGAGATCCTGGGCGCGGCCTGGGACGACGCCCTGGAACCGTTCAGGCGAGCGGGCGACGGCGCCCCGGTGACCTGGCTCCACCGAGTCGGCTGA
- a CDS encoding S8 family peptidase: protein MRKAALAAAGVLALSVVAAPSADAGLLAPVSALLSSTYSGTVLVHGTDLAAAERAVTEAGLTRVTSFDRIGVVAARGSAAKIAAVRAVPGVTYVEAEQPIRFTGSTSHTATRGLEARQTLTGANGLALDGSGVTVAVIDSGVDPTHPAFKTASGQTKVVRNLKSLCVDESSTSTGCIVDVPTSVDTDTLSVGGHGTHVTGIAVGSDVKLTDGTVVRGAAPGAKAVVISTGAALLILGADAALNWVLENHAAPCGAGVPASTCPPIKVVNNSYGPVGGGAFDPNSATAKLQRALAAQGVVTVWANGNDGGDGTTSLSNPPGQDPAPGVISVASYNDQDTGTRDGTVSDYSSRGLATDQSTWPDISAPGENITSACRPYLVICATGLKPQNGPGLLDLGTYNTISGTSMAAPHIAGIVAQLFQARPSATPGQVEAALKASAYKYGGGYVPAGAYTSSFDRGTGLVDVVAAVTALRAL, encoded by the coding sequence ATGCGCAAAGCCGCCCTCGCCGCCGCGGGAGTCCTGGCACTCTCGGTAGTCGCGGCCCCTTCCGCCGACGCCGGTCTCCTCGCACCCGTCTCGGCCCTGCTCAGCTCCACCTACTCCGGCACCGTCCTGGTGCACGGCACCGACCTGGCCGCCGCCGAACGCGCGGTCACCGAGGCCGGCCTGACCCGCGTCACGTCGTTCGACCGCATCGGCGTCGTCGCCGCGCGCGGCAGCGCCGCGAAGATCGCCGCCGTGCGGGCCGTGCCCGGCGTGACCTACGTCGAGGCCGAGCAGCCGATCCGGTTCACCGGCTCCACCTCGCACACCGCCACCCGCGGCCTGGAAGCGCGCCAGACCCTGACCGGCGCCAACGGCCTCGCCCTGGACGGCAGCGGCGTCACCGTCGCGGTCATCGACTCCGGCGTGGACCCGACGCACCCCGCGTTCAAGACCGCGAGCGGGCAGACGAAGGTCGTCCGCAACCTCAAGAGCCTGTGCGTGGACGAGTCGTCCACCAGCACCGGCTGCATCGTGGACGTGCCGACGTCGGTCGACACCGACACCCTGTCCGTCGGCGGCCACGGCACGCACGTCACCGGCATCGCCGTGGGCAGCGACGTGAAGCTCACCGACGGGACGGTCGTGCGCGGCGCGGCCCCCGGCGCGAAGGCCGTCGTCATCTCCACCGGCGCGGCGCTGCTGATCCTCGGCGCGGACGCGGCGCTGAACTGGGTGCTGGAGAACCACGCGGCACCGTGCGGCGCGGGCGTGCCGGCCTCGACGTGCCCGCCGATCAAGGTGGTCAACAACTCCTACGGCCCGGTCGGCGGCGGCGCGTTCGACCCGAACTCGGCCACCGCGAAGCTCCAGCGGGCGCTCGCGGCGCAGGGCGTGGTGACCGTGTGGGCCAACGGCAACGACGGCGGCGACGGGACCACCAGCCTGTCCAACCCGCCCGGCCAGGACCCGGCGCCCGGCGTGATCTCCGTCGCCTCCTACAACGACCAGGACACCGGCACCCGCGACGGCACGGTGTCCGACTACTCCTCGCGCGGTCTCGCGACCGACCAGTCCACCTGGCCGGACATCTCCGCGCCGGGCGAGAACATCACCTCGGCGTGCCGCCCGTACCTGGTGATCTGCGCGACCGGCCTGAAGCCCCAGAACGGCCCCGGCCTGCTCGACCTCGGCACCTACAACACGATCTCCGGCACGTCGATGGCCGCTCCGCACATCGCGGGGATCGTGGCCCAGCTGTTCCAGGCCAGGCCGTCCGCGACGCCCGGCCAGGTCGAGGCCGCGCTGAAGGCGAGCGCGTACAAGTACGGCGGCGGCTACGTGCCGGCCGGCGCGTACACCAGCAGCTTCGACCGCGGCACGGGCCTGGTCGATGTGGTGGCGGCGGTCACCGCGCTGCGCGCGCTGTGA